Genomic window (Spiroplasma sabaudiense Ar-1343):
ATTCTTGATAGTCTAACAAAAAATCCTCTAAAAAGTCTTGATTTTTGGCAATTATGTCAATGGTGATATTTATGTCTTTCATAAATTTTTTTAAAGAATTATAACTATTGATTTTTTTAACAACTTCTTCTGTATTCATAATTTTTCCTTACTATCAATTAAATTTTGCTTCATATCTTTCAGGATTTACTCCAGCTTCCCAGTCAATGGGAGTTTTAGCTTCAATGGTTTTATTTGAATTCATACGTTTTTTTTGTTTATTTTTAACTGATTCCAAATAAGCTGTCTTTAAATACTTCATTAAATCGTTTGTTGATGATATTTGCAAATCTTGAATTGATTGAGCAATTTTAAAAATGTAATTTCCAACAATTTCACGGGAGTTTTTATAATAAGAAAACTCTAATAAACAATTAATAAATCCATTTTTAAAATTAAATTCTTGCTCTAAAACTTTGATAATATTTTTTTCATTATTTGTCAAATCTCTTTGATCTTTCAATAATTTTAAATAATCTAATGGTTCGATTAACTCCATTTCTTGACACTTTTGCTTCTCTTTTGATTTTGGATCATTTGCATCTGTTATTGGCAAATTTTGGTGTGTTACAAAATCAAATAATACTTTTGGCTCTAGGACTTTATTTTCAAAATCATAACATTTCAAAATTGAGTCAAACAATTCTTCTGTACTTAGCTGGTATAAAACAGTGATGTTTTTTAATACTTTGACATAACTTGGAATTTGAAGATTTATCTCGATTCCCTGTTCCAATAATTTTTTAATTAATAAATCTTTATTTATATTCTTGTAGAAAACATCGGTTTTTTTAGGTTTTAATTTCATTATTTCTGGTTTTAATTCTAAAATATTAATTGCATCTTCTTTAAAAACTTCTGAAAAATTAGCAAGTTCTTCTTCATATTCTCCAACAATAATTGAATCATCACGGAACATATAACTAGTCATTTCAAAATCTTCTTTTCCGATTTTTTTTAATAAAGCTTTAGAAAAAATTTCATTATTAAAAAAATCCAAGGGCTCTAATGGGGCATAAACATTGAAAATTTTAATGGTTTTATCCTTTTTAACAAGAGTTTTTAACAAGCCCATCGCAGATAATTTTTCAAAGTCCTTCTCTAATGTGACAATTCCAATTCCATTAATTTTACTTAGTCTTTTGATGTCAAAAGATCCGTTTTTAAACTCTTTTTGAAAACTATTTTCATTTACTAAACTTAAGAAAGTTGTAAACGCTGAGGGCCCTATTATTGGTAAATACAAATATTGTAAAATCTTAAAATCATAGGCGCTTGAAGTATTTTTTAGATTAATTTTATAATTATAAAAATCCATAAACCAATACCCGCCTTTTAAATATTTTAAAATACAAAATAAATTTTGATACAAAATTTATTTTGTTTGAATAACTTGTAAATAAAAATCCCTGAATAGTCCATTTAAATCGGTCTTTAAAGAAGTTTTCCACTTCTAAACAACTATAAAACTATAAAACTTGACATTGTGGGCAAAAATAAGTACCCCTTCCGTTGACCTTTATTTTAGTAATTAAAGTCTGACATTCAAGACATGGTTTATTAACCCTGGTATGAACTTTTAAGAAATTTTGAAACTTACCATCTATCCCGTGAGCAGATTGGTAGCTATCAATGGTTGTCCCACCCATTTCAACCGATTTAGCTAATATATCTCGGGAACTATCGATGATGTTTTCAAAATCTATTTGACTGATATCAGCCCCTAATTTTAGGGGGTGAATTTTTGCAGCAAATAAAATTTCGTCATCATAAATATTTCCAATTCCTGAAATTATTGTTTGGTCAAGAAGAATTGTTTTTATATGCTTGCTTGATTTATTAATTCTTTTTGCTAAATAGTTTGGGGTTACCAATTCACTAAATGGTTCTGGACCTAATGTAACTAGAGGTTTTTGCTCACGAAAGTTATCAATATCTTGTCAGTGCAATGTACCAAATTTTCTTGTATCATAATAAGCCAACTGCATTCCATCATCAAAAATAAAATAGGCTTCTTGATGTTTAATGTTAGTTTGTGCTCCCTCAGGCTCAAAAAACCACTTGCCTTCCATTCTTAAGTGACTTATTAAAACTTTATTTTGGAAGACAAAAATTATATGTTTGGCAATTCTTTCGATAGCCAAAATTTTTTGACCAGTAATTTCTGACTCAAATTGCTGGGTATCTGTTGGCTGCTTTAATAAGTTTGGGTAAACAATTTTAGCTTTTGTAATCTTTTTATTTAAGACTAACTTTCTAAGTGTTCTAACAACCGTTTCAACTTCTGGTAGTTCTGGCATAATTTTCCTCCTATTTTAATTCAAATCAGTTTTTTCCCTTACTAGAGCTAACCTCCAGATTTACTTTTACTGAATCATTAATATCCATTATTTCTATCAATTTTTGTAAGGCATTTTTCATTTCAAATTCAATGATTTTAACCACTTCTTGTTCTTCGTTTAATTCAACTGAAAAAATAATTTCATCATGAATTTGGGCGACCATTTTGCTTGAAAATTGTAGTTCTTGAAGACGTTCGTTAATGCTTATCATAGCCACTTTTAAAATATCCGCCGCAGTGCCTTGAATTGGAGTATTTAAGGCTATTCGTTCTCCAAATTGTCGGACCTGGTAGTTTGAGCTGGATAACTCGTAAATATAGCGTCTGCGCTTAGATAAGGTCGTCACATAACCCGAATTTTTGACGTCACTGATTAATTTTTGTTTATAAGGTAATATATCTGAAAACGAGTCAAAATAAGCCTTAATTAAATTTTTGGCGTCAATGATTGAGATATTTAAATCATTTGCTAATCCAAAATCACTTAAGCCATAAATTATTCCAAAATTAAAGATTTTAGCAGTTCGACGCATTTCTGCACTAATCTCCCCCTCATTGGTTAGCTTAAATAACAGTTTAGCAGCTTCGCTATGGACATCACGATTTTCATTAAATATTTTAATTAAATTTTTTTCTGGAGCTAATTGTGCTAAAACTCTTAGTTCAATTTGAGAATAATCAAAACTATAAAAAACGCTTTTAGGACTGCTGATGAAAATTTTACGAACTTCTTTTTGGTCATCATCTCGAATCGAAATATTTTGTAAATTAGGTTCAATAGAACTAAGACGACCTGTCGCGGTTAATGTCTGATTATAAATTGTATGAACCTTGCCATCTTCAAAAATGTATTTTTCAAAACCCTTTAAATAGGTTGAATATAGCTTGCTAAATTTTCGGTGATCTAAAATTTTTTCTATGACAACATGGTGGGATACTAACTTTTGCAGAGTTTCTCTATCAGTACTTCCCTTATTTAAGTCTGGTAGTTGTAGGCGATCAAATAATAACTCCTTAATTTGCTTTGGTGAATTTATATTAAAGTCACTTTCAATGTGCTCTCCAAGTAAACTTCTAATTTCGCTTTCTAAAATATTGATTTTTTCTTGAATTTTTAAAGTTTGTTTTTTTAGTTCTAATTTATCCACTATTACTCCAGCTTTTTCAATTTCAAAAAGTAATTTGGCAAATTTTAAATCAATTTCGTTGTAAAGTTCTAAGAGGTGTTCTTCTTCCAAAAACTTAAAAGCCTTTGGTTTAGTTTGGTATAAATAACTTGATTTTTTAGCTAAATATTCGTTTTTAATATTATCAGCAATTGCAGAACTTTTCTTAGCACCTTTACCAAATATTTCCTCTGATTCAGGAATTTCCAAATCAGAATTTAAAGCCCTAATGTAATTTGAAAATGTCGACTTTAAGGAGTTATCTTTGATATAACCAACTAGCATCATATCAAAATCTATTGCAGCTAAATTAACTTGATAACCAAAGCGATTTAATGTCGATACCGCAGCTTTTAAATCATAAAAAGATTTTTTTAAATTATTTGAAAGTAACAGTTCTTGGAAATCTTCGTCAATTCAGCTATCTTGCCAATTAAATAAATCTTGGTTTTGGCTATTTTGAAGCTCTAAAATGAAATTACCTTTTTCATTAGAAATTGCAATACCAACTAATTCTGCCTTGTGGTAGTTTGAATCCAACAATTCAATTATTATCGCACTATTATCTGCATTATATTGTTTGTCTCATTTCTTAAGAATTTGATAGTTAATTTTTTCTTCTAAGTTGATATTGTCAGTGCGTGCAGTTAGTCTTTTAATTAAAGTGAACATTTCATATTTGTTTAAAAACTCAATTATGTTATCCAAATTTAGATTGATTCGTTTAATGTCAAATTGAGGAATTTCTACATCAGTTTTTATAGTTGCTATTTCCTTTGATAAAAACGCTATTTCTTTAGACTCGATTAATTTTTTTTGCGTGGCACCTTTGATTTCATCAATATTTTCATAGATTCCCTCAAGAGAGTGAAATTTTTGCAATAACGTTGTTGCTCCCTTTTCGCCAATCCCCGCAACTCCTTTAATGTTATCGCTGGGATCTCCCATAATTCCTTTTAAGTCTGGAACTTGTCCTGGAGTAACAGATCATTTTTCCATTAGCTCGTTTTCACCAAAAACCAGCAAATCACTTACGCCGGTTTTTGGTATTAAAATTTTGGTATTGTGATTAATTAATTGAAACATATCCTTATCGCTTGTTAATATTTCAATTTCAAAATCTGCTGCTTTTGATAAATCTGAAGATATTGTACCTATAATATCATCTGCTTCAATGTTTTCAATCTCATAGTAGGAAATATTTGCGTTTGTTAAAAACTCTCTTACGATTGGAAATTGCTGCACTAATTCATCTGGGGTTTTGCTTCGACCCGCTTTATAGTCTGGCATTTTCTCATGACGAAAAGTTTTTTTACCCATATCAAAAGCAACAACAACATCAAAATAGTCATTTTGATTTAATAAACTTGTTAGCATATTAATGAATGAATAAACTGCATTTGTAGGAATCCCTGATTTAGTTTTTAATATATTTCCTGTATAAGCTGAGGCAAAATATGCTCTGAAAATAAGTGAATTTCCATCCACTAAAAGTACTTTTTTATTTTTCATATTTATCTTCCGTTCCTTTTAAGTTTAACAAAAAATAGTCTTAATCTAAAATGTTTTAAATTGAATAATTTTAATAAACCTTCAAAATTTTATTTAGAATTCCTGTAATTTTATTGTTGTAAGCTTGTGTTTTGATTTCACCAACCATTATTTGGCCAACTTCAAGTGGTGATGTCAAACTTTTTACAGTTGATGCAAAAACAGTTAAATCAAATTTGCCGGTTTCGTCACTGATTTCTAAAAATAACATTTCATTACCATTTTTGTCTTGATGGGAGCGAATTGATTCCACAATAAATAAAACTGGACTTTTTAAATCAGGTTTATTTACTTGATTAATAGGCTTTAAAAGATCTTTGTTATTAATTTTTTCTTTAATTACTGTAAGAGGATGGTTTGATAAATAAAATCCCAAAACTTCAATTTCATCAAATCCTCTTTGAATTGGATTATCAGGTAAGAATTCCAATTTCGGATAAGTAAAAGGGCTGATTTCTTTAACGTCTTGGTTTAAATCTCCAAAAAGCAATAACTTTTCTTTGTTGGCCAGAATTGTTTCGCGATTAATTCCAAAACAATCCAAAGCACCACTCTTAGCTAAGTTAGAAAAAACCTGATTGTTTAAACCATTTTTAAAGGCTTTTGCTACAAAAATAAATAAGTCACTATAAATTTTTGGATTATTATTTTTAAGTTCTTGAAGGCCCTTAGTAAATTCCATACCAATTTTGTTAATCAAAATTAAAGGTAAATGAATTCCCAATTCATTTCCAAAATAATTACTTCGTGGGTTTTTGATTGTTGGGCTTATAATTTTAATACCCATTAATTTAGACTCTTCAATATAGCGGTTTGTCTTGTATTCATTACCAATTGCTGAACTCAACAATTCACAATAAAATTCTGAGGGAAAGTGTTGTTTTAAATATGCCAATCAATAACCAATTAATGAGTAGGCAATTGCATGAGATTTATTGAATCCATAACTTGCAAATTTCAAAATTCAACTTCAAATTTCTTGTGCCTCTTTTTGAGAATAGCCATTTTTAACAGCGCCTTGTAAAAAAATTTCATGCTCTTGAGTCATTAAATCAAAATCTTTTTTTCCCATTGCTCTTCTGACAATATCTGATTGTGCCAAAGACAGCTTAGCAACCTTCTGTAAAATTTGAATTACCTGTTCTTGATAAATAATTATTCCATAAGTTGGATCTAAAATTTCTGCTAATTCATGATTAATAAGTTCATATGAAGTTTTTTTTGACTTTCTTTCAATGTATAAGGGAATGTTTTCTTGCGGACCTGGACGAAATAAAGCAGATGCAACTGCGATATCCTCAATTGATGCAACCTTCATTTTTTGAATCACATTTGTCATTCCTGGAGACTCTAATTGAAAAATCCCAGTGGTTTCCCCCTTTTGCAAACTTGCAAAAGTATCAAAATCAGATAAAGGAATTTTTTGTAGATTTATTTTAATTTTACGAGATTCTTCAATATGCTGAATAATATTTTTTAAAGTTGTTAAGTTGCGAAGTCCTAATAAATCGATTTTAATTAATCCCAATTCCTCTAAGTAATTCATTGAATATTGAGTTTGATTTATCCCGTTATAACCAACTTTCAATGGTACTAC
Coding sequences:
- a CDS encoding DnaD domain protein — protein: MDFYNYKINLKNTSSAYDFKILQYLYLPIIGPSAFTTFLSLVNENSFQKEFKNGSFDIKRLSKINGIGIVTLEKDFEKLSAMGLLKTLVKKDKTIKIFNVYAPLEPLDFFNNEIFSKALLKKIGKEDFEMTSYMFRDDSIIVGEYEEELANFSEVFKEDAINILELKPEIMKLKPKKTDVFYKNINKDLLIKKLLEQGIEINLQIPSYVKVLKNITVLYQLSTEELFDSILKCYDFENKVLEPKVLFDFVTHQNLPITDANDPKSKEKQKCQEMELIEPLDYLKLLKDQRDLTNNEKNIIKVLEQEFNFKNGFINCLLEFSYYKNSREIVGNYIFKIAQSIQDLQISSTNDLMKYLKTAYLESVKNKQKKRMNSNKTIEAKTPIDWEAGVNPERYEAKFNW
- the mutM gene encoding DNA-formamidopyrimidine glycosylase produces the protein MPELPEVETVVRTLRKLVLNKKITKAKIVYPNLLKQPTDTQQFESEITGQKILAIERIAKHIIFVFQNKVLISHLRMEGKWFFEPEGAQTNIKHQEAYFIFDDGMQLAYYDTRKFGTLHWQDIDNFREQKPLVTLGPEPFSELVTPNYLAKRINKSSKHIKTILLDQTIISGIGNIYDDEILFAAKIHPLKLGADISQIDFENIIDSSRDILAKSVEMGGTTIDSYQSAHGIDGKFQNFLKVHTRVNKPCLECQTLITKIKVNGRGTYFCPQCQVL
- the polA gene encoding DNA polymerase I — translated: MKNKKVLLVDGNSLIFRAYFASAYTGNILKTKSGIPTNAVYSFINMLTSLLNQNDYFDVVVAFDMGKKTFRHEKMPDYKAGRSKTPDELVQQFPIVREFLTNANISYYEIENIEADDIIGTISSDLSKAADFEIEILTSDKDMFQLINHNTKILIPKTGVSDLLVFGENELMEKWSVTPGQVPDLKGIMGDPSDNIKGVAGIGEKGATTLLQKFHSLEGIYENIDEIKGATQKKLIESKEIAFLSKEIATIKTDVEIPQFDIKRINLNLDNIIEFLNKYEMFTLIKRLTARTDNINLEEKINYQILKKWDKQYNADNSAIIIELLDSNYHKAELVGIAISNEKGNFILELQNSQNQDLFNWQDSWIDEDFQELLLSNNLKKSFYDLKAAVSTLNRFGYQVNLAAIDFDMMLVGYIKDNSLKSTFSNYIRALNSDLEIPESEEIFGKGAKKSSAIADNIKNEYLAKKSSYLYQTKPKAFKFLEEEHLLELYNEIDLKFAKLLFEIEKAGVIVDKLELKKQTLKIQEKINILESEIRSLLGEHIESDFNINSPKQIKELLFDRLQLPDLNKGSTDRETLQKLVSHHVVIEKILDHRKFSKLYSTYLKGFEKYIFEDGKVHTIYNQTLTATGRLSSIEPNLQNISIRDDDQKEVRKIFISSPKSVFYSFDYSQIELRVLAQLAPEKNLIKIFNENRDVHSEAAKLLFKLTNEGEISAEMRRTAKIFNFGIIYGLSDFGLANDLNISIIDAKNLIKAYFDSFSDILPYKQKLISDVKNSGYVTTLSKRRRYIYELSSSNYQVRQFGERIALNTPIQGTAADILKVAMISINERLQELQFSSKMVAQIHDEIIFSVELNEEQEVVKIIEFEMKNALQKLIEIMDINDSVKVNLEVSSSKGKNWFELK
- a CDS encoding DNA polymerase III subunit alpha; amino-acid sequence: MFSPQINVRSCFNFQDSLITIEDYINFASLQEFDFAFYSDIETMYGAADFVKAALQKNIKPIIGLTIDFKKYDLDFRLTLFAKNLLGYQIICKLSSLIMCQELKQTNEIIIETIISLLDKNLVGIISFFNNFNEQIAQRIQNQLLAENLFFGIDRHALKIPVEFQARQVFAQDVKYFEKADFFAFKVLQAIKNNELLKDQSLVDDLNYFYSNDQIAEIIDLKTHKDNIVKIASMCNFNMFENKKNHLMKYPNSKNIPSNNFLRLICEQSLNGYFKNAKKMSGIPKIYIDRLEQELETITSMGFADYFLVVYDFVKKAKELEIFVGPGRGSAVGSLVAFLLKITTVDPLEYNLIFERFLNSERINLPDIDIDFQDDRREEVIEYIFEKYGRYNVATITTFQTIGTKNSIRDCGRVFGIDAEDLNKITKPIGNEYLRDLDGAVKNFPALENFINQNPQIYQVAKKIIGLPRQTGTHAAGLVFCDVDLREVVPLKVGYNGINQTQYSMNYLEELGLIKIDLLGLRNLTTLKNIIQHIEESRKIKINLQKIPLSDFDTFASLQKGETTGIFQLESPGMTNVIQKMKVASIEDIAVASALFRPGPQENIPLYIERKSKKTSYELINHELAEILDPTYGIIIYQEQVIQILQKVAKLSLAQSDIVRRAMGKKDFDLMTQEHEIFLQGAVKNGYSQKEAQEIWSWILKFASYGFNKSHAIAYSLIGYWLAYLKQHFPSEFYCELLSSAIGNEYKTNRYIEESKLMGIKIISPTIKNPRSNYFGNELGIHLPLILINKIGMEFTKGLQELKNNNPKIYSDLFIFVAKAFKNGLNNQVFSNLAKSGALDCFGINRETILANKEKLLLFGDLNQDVKEISPFTYPKLEFLPDNPIQRGFDEIEVLGFYLSNHPLTVIKEKINNKDLLKPINQVNKPDLKSPVLFIVESIRSHQDKNGNEMLFLEISDETGKFDLTVFASTVKSLTSPLEVGQIMVGEIKTQAYNNKITGILNKILKVY